In a genomic window of Syntrophorhabdus sp.:
- a CDS encoding PAS domain S-box protein, with protein sequence MKLKKELSIIIGILVAFGALVLIETRLPNFARFFPVWENKLLVVVLNINLLLILLLLFLITRIILKAYIEKRRGIWGSGLKKRLTSTLLFISIVPSFTLFILATGFFYVSMDRWFSQQVEDTMESALELSRLHYEEVFQRHTRIGEQMVEEIGKKELLGDEKGLKKLLRQYGRTHLLGYVVVYDPLSGAIIRVGGSAKSEKTILSRLKLFTDKAVSQEIIPDEEGEMLVVGMRLTSAMAGGGAPILFLGDTIRIQGRERMRQIAVTSKEFRESRVFKKVLKYSFIIPLFLITILTIFVSLWVGIKMATEITVPIEKMKEGAAIIARGKFDINLEDRGKDEIGTLVRAFNSMARELKIAKDEIESKSRSLEFVLDNVAAGIISTDKRGTILLANNAARVILGVEREKLEGMSLREVFGNDFKALTKSFLREVRASKGETITKDLRLNLKKDITYLRASLTALKDERKRVGGFIIAFDDITHVVRAEKLATWQEVARKLTHEIKNPLTPIVLSAERIRRKLMARFTGPDKGVLDETTSVIIRSVADIKDIVNELTKLTHTSQARTLEDLNSVVEETLDLYRNLYHNISIGFEPGELPLVRVDRDGLKRAFINLITNAVKAIDGKAGTITVRTRYDRAKRAGIIEFADSGKGVPDQDKEKVFDPYFTKDEGGTGLGLAIVHSIILEHHGRIRVEDNVPKGAKFIIEIPITET encoded by the coding sequence ATGAAACTAAAAAAAGAGCTTTCGATCATCATCGGAATTCTCGTTGCCTTCGGGGCGCTCGTTCTGATCGAGACGCGGCTGCCGAACTTCGCACGTTTCTTCCCGGTGTGGGAGAACAAACTTCTCGTTGTCGTCCTTAACATAAACCTTCTGCTCATCCTCCTGCTCCTCTTCCTGATCACCCGCATCATTCTCAAGGCGTATATCGAGAAGAGGCGGGGCATTTGGGGATCGGGTCTCAAGAAGAGGCTCACCTCGACGCTCCTGTTTATCTCCATCGTGCCCTCTTTCACGCTCTTCATCCTGGCCACGGGTTTCTTCTACGTGAGCATGGACCGGTGGTTCAGCCAGCAGGTGGAGGACACCATGGAAAGCGCCCTCGAGCTTTCCCGGCTGCACTACGAGGAGGTCTTCCAGCGCCACACGAGGATCGGGGAGCAGATGGTGGAAGAGATCGGGAAGAAGGAATTGCTGGGAGACGAAAAGGGGCTCAAGAAGCTCCTCAGGCAGTACGGGAGGACCCACCTGCTCGGCTACGTTGTTGTCTACGATCCCCTGTCGGGAGCGATCATCAGGGTCGGGGGCTCAGCGAAGTCCGAAAAGACGATCCTTTCGAGGCTGAAACTGTTCACGGACAAGGCTGTTTCCCAGGAGATCATCCCCGACGAGGAGGGCGAAATGCTCGTTGTAGGTATGCGCCTCACGTCGGCCATGGCGGGAGGAGGCGCTCCCATTCTCTTTCTCGGCGACACGATAAGGATACAGGGCAGGGAGCGCATGAGGCAGATTGCCGTCACGAGCAAGGAATTCAGGGAATCCCGCGTGTTCAAAAAGGTCCTCAAGTACAGTTTCATCATCCCCCTGTTCCTTATCACCATCCTTACCATCTTCGTCTCCCTCTGGGTGGGCATCAAGATGGCGACGGAGATCACCGTTCCCATAGAGAAGATGAAGGAAGGCGCGGCCATCATAGCCAGGGGGAAGTTCGACATCAACCTCGAGGACCGGGGAAAGGACGAGATCGGTACCCTCGTGAGGGCCTTCAACAGCATGGCGAGGGAACTGAAGATAGCCAAGGATGAGATAGAGAGCAAGAGCCGCTCCCTGGAGTTCGTCCTCGACAACGTGGCGGCGGGTATTATCTCGACGGACAAGAGGGGTACCATCCTTCTCGCGAACAACGCCGCCCGCGTCATCCTCGGCGTGGAAAGGGAAAAACTGGAAGGGATGTCCCTGAGGGAGGTCTTCGGCAACGATTTCAAGGCCCTCACGAAATCGTTCCTCCGGGAGGTCCGGGCATCGAAAGGCGAGACCATCACGAAGGACTTGAGGCTCAACCTCAAGAAGGACATCACGTATCTCAGGGCATCGCTCACGGCCCTCAAGGACGAGCGCAAGAGGGTGGGGGGTTTCATCATCGCCTTCGACGACATCACCCACGTGGTGCGCGCCGAGAAGCTGGCTACCTGGCAGGAGGTGGCCCGCAAGCTCACCCACGAGATCAAGAACCCGCTCACACCCATCGTCCTGTCGGCCGAGCGCATCCGCAGGAAGCTCATGGCACGGTTCACAGGGCCCGACAAGGGCGTTCTCGACGAGACGACCTCGGTCATCATCCGGTCCGTGGCTGACATAAAGGACATCGTCAATGAGCTTACCAAGCTCACCCATACGTCCCAGGCGAGGACACTGGAGGACCTGAACAGCGTCGTTGAGGAGACCCTGGACCTTTACCGGAACCTCTATCACAACATATCGATAGGTTTCGAGCCCGGTGAACTCCCTCTCGTGCGGGTGGACCGCGACGGGCTGAAACGGGCCTTCATCAACCTTATCACAAACGCCGTCAAGGCCATCGACGGCAAGGCGGGGACCATCACGGTCCGCACGCGGTACGACAGGGCGAAGCGCGCCGGCATCATCGAATTTGCGGACAGCGGCAAGGGTGTCCCCGACCAGGACAAGGAGAAGGTCTTCGACCCCTACTTCACGAAGGACGAAGGCGGCACCGGCCTCGGTCTCGCAATCGTCCACTCCATCATCCTCGAGCACCACGGCAGGATACGGGTCGAAGACAACGTGCCGAAAGGCGCGAAGTTCATCATAGAGATACCCATAACAGAGACGTGA
- the smpB gene encoding SsrA-binding protein SmpB: MKVVCTNRKAYHEYHIEEKFETGIVLTGTEVKSLREGRANLKESYAKVKDGEVFVVNAHISPYSCGNIYNHEPKRTRKLLMHKREIMRLIGKVKERGYTLIPLSLYFDRRNRAKMELALAKGKTLYDKREGIRRKDEKRLMEREERMR, encoded by the coding sequence ATGAAGGTTGTTTGCACGAACAGGAAGGCCTATCACGAGTACCATATCGAGGAGAAATTCGAGACGGGGATAGTCCTTACGGGCACGGAAGTGAAGTCACTCAGGGAAGGCAGGGCGAACCTCAAGGAGAGCTACGCGAAGGTCAAGGACGGCGAGGTTTTCGTCGTGAACGCCCACATCAGCCCCTATTCCTGCGGGAACATATACAACCACGAGCCGAAGAGGACCCGCAAGCTCCTCATGCACAAAAGGGAGATCATGCGGCTCATCGGCAAGGTCAAGGAGAGGGGATATACGCTGATCCCCCTTTCCCTTTACTTCGACAGGAGGAACAGGGCCAAGATGGAACTGGCGCTGGCAAAGGGAAAGACACTTTACGACAAAAGGGAGGGAATCAGGCGCAAGGACGAGAAACGTCTCATGGAACGCGAGGAAAGAATGCGATGA